Below is a window of Colletes latitarsis isolate SP2378_abdomen chromosome 5, iyColLati1, whole genome shotgun sequence DNA.
AATATATACTTTGTAGAGCGATAAAAATTCCTCGTCGGATCGCGATCGATCGATACATCGATTCGCTGGCTAATTTAAAAACTGAATTCTAAACCCTGTATTTTTCGGAGCACACGGTACAACAAATTACCAGGAAAAACAAATTTGAGCAATTTGTTCGCGCGTCGTCTCGTTTCAGCGGAATAAAAAGCATCGATATTTTCCTGCAACGTACGATTACGTGTGAGAATGCTTCCGGTATCAGCGATGCTTAATAATTCCCAAAGTTTGGCACAATACACGCATACGAAGTTCTCGTCGAATGAGAAAcgccaagaaaaaaaaaagaaaaaccgaGTCGATTATCTTCGATCGctatatataaaaattaacatattcctcgaaacgaacaaagtaaGTACAACGCCGCGTGGAATTATAAACAGAACGGAAGAGATCGTAACAGCTGAACAAGCCGTTTCAACCGTTTAGTGGCATTTCTCGCTGCCAAATCTCAACACTGAACATTGTTACGCAAACTACTTTCTGTAAGGCATACACACTAAGACTGCCTAGGCTGGACCAGGTTACTAGGTTGTTGCCTCCATCTCCTTCTGACGAcgttcaattttttcaaatagaaCTGCAGGGTCGAGCGATTAATGCCATACATCTCTGATGCCTGAGTGGTGCTAACCCCCTGCTGCAATATTGCCTCCAGGGACATTTTAACGGAGTCTAAACTATACTTTCTGCCCTGCTTGTTCGCCAGTGATTTAAGCAACGCGCCTACGTCAACGTCTGGGCGTGGCCGCCTCGTATTCGGCCCTTTTTTACATTCGAGGAAATGGGACGCCCAGACGGCaccgccgccaccaccacccAAATTCCCTCTCGACCGAGACCGCGCTCCCGCCCCCCCACCTGCAACGAGGAAACCCAAGCTAGTGTCGGCAAATCATTGCACGGCCCGATTTATACTTATACAATTAAACGAAACGTTCGCGAGGACTCAGTAAGTTTCATCAATCAAATGGTCCCTTTTAATCGTATTGCCAATATTGCTTTAAGAAACTCGAACGTATAAGGGCGATCTCCTCGTTTTCGGTAAGATGCCAGGGTAGAAAGCTCAGCTTCGATCCAAAGTTTCTTCTGGATGGAAGGTTTGCTACTGTCACTCGTATCCGTCATACGATATTGTTTAGATACGCATAGAGAGTTCACGGTACATATGAAAGCTAAATCTGGAGAAATCTGAGCAACTAGAGATTCGACGTGTGTGCGAAATTTGAAATCAGCTCGCCATTTGCGAGTATACCCTGTATTCCGCTACGTTACTAGCCAAACGAAACCATCGTTTAAATGAAAGCGTACGTTTGTGCAAACTTACCAGGATGTTGGGAGGGGTCGTGGGACGGTCCGGCTCTGTTATTATCTTGCTCCATTTCGTTTAGGTCATTCATATCGTCATCTAGCGTCAGATCTTCGACGCTCTCCTCCGGGTCTTCAAGATACTCAGATTTTGGCTCGATCAGACTATCATTTGGCTCTGGCTTTTCGAGTGGTAGCTGTACAAAGAGAAAGTATTTGATACACGAGTTTCTTCTTTTTCACTTACGATATCATAGACACGTAGAGACGGATGAACgtaaaataaaagaatataTTGTATCGCGCCGTTTCCACTCTATAAGACCAAATAAAAACGGAACCAAATAGAAGGATAAAGCACGACGTTCGTTACTCTTCCAACGCGCGAAAGAAACAGCACTACGGTGACTGCCTCCATTATACGTTGGTAAGCAACTCTCAAACGTGGTCACGCTGAGAAATCGATATTGAATTTCGCAACACGTACCTGTAGCATTTCGTCCGCCGGTTTCGTCAGCTGCGTCATTAAAGCTGACCTGCCAAGCGAATCTGTGGGATCTGCATGTACTTTTTCGTCAGCCACGGGTGCAATTCCAAGCGCAGGAACACCCATTTGCTGGGGCAAGTCACTGGAATTGGAGGCTTCATGGTTTTCTATTGTATCTTCACCGACGCTTCTTCTTCTAAACCTCTTTCTCTTCCTCGAAGTTGGACTTTGTGAGCCCTCTCTGCAAACGAAACAAGGACCGATCAATTAAATGCATTTCCAAAGCTTCGTTCGACGAATGAATGTGTATTTCCAATGTTCTTACCTCGAGGAGAGACCCTTAGGTAGTTGGGGACTGCCCGACTCTTCAGGCAGGTCCCCTACGGAACCTTGTGCCATAACCTGCCTAGGAACTTTGTTCTTTTCTATTGTAAGACCGGAAGACGCGTGTGGAATGTCTAACGACGGGGCCGTTGCTTGTGGAACGACCTTTTGTTGCCTTGTGTCCGTCTTACTGCTACCACCCGTTTTACTTTCTGAGAGACCCTTTATTTGTAGAGACTCCGCGGCCTTAAGAAGCGCTGCCAATTGGTCTTGGGAGATGTTTACTTCCCCCCTGTACATGTAGTCCATCATCGCTTTCAATTCTTTGAACTTAACATCTTTCAATATGAAGACTGGATGTTTGTCGTAGTGCTCGCTGAGGAGGCCCTACAATTAAAACATAACATACCCTTCAAGTATTTCATTCATCGTTAACTAATTCATTGTAAAACTAACGTAAATCGCGAAAACAATCTCCTCATGTAACGATTAGTGAATTCAAATACTTAAATCTAAACATGAtagtaaacgaaataattaaatattcccgAATAAATATATCAAGGATATTCAGAATCGGTATAAATTGTGTAAATTTTCCATTAGGCTAAGCTCAGCTTTCACTGTGGCATAATATTAGCAAAGGGAATTTAATTTCATGATCCAAGCTCAAATTGCAGAGGCACTGCATGTTCAAACACCCCCACCCATGTCAGggtaaaatcccagggcaagtgCCCTGGAAATCAGCCATCTTGCTTTCTCTGTATTGATCACGAGGAACCAGGAGGGGGTTTGGGCTTTCATTCCCCCTGCCTCTCAGGCATCTGCCCAGGCAACGTTCAACAAGGGCAGCCATCTTGTTTCAATTTCAGGTTCCCCCTTTCCCACAATTTGAATTCCAGTATTTGCTACAGATTCCAACCATGCTTAGTCAATGGAAATGAAACAAACTAATGACAAAAAGTCCAATCCCCGATTGCTCGTATTTTCTACCCTTTTGAAAAACGTTTACTTTTCAATGTATGACAAAATTGTAGTTGTACTTTTACGGTATATTCAACTTTAAAGCACGAAGTAACATTTAATGTAAATTTAACGTTTCCTTGATTTTCAATTCAACCGAACTCTACACCCTACTCATTAAACGAACATTACGTATGCTACTAAATCAAtagaagaaaaatatatttatgacaGAAACATGAACAGAATAATAAACTTACCTCAAAATAGGGACTGCACGCGGAAAGAACTACCTTATGGGCCTTTAAGTATTTCCCCTCCGCCGCCAGGGTGCAGTCAACCAGCGTCCCGCTTTCGAGAAGCGTGTCGAAGTTCTGAATTAATGTGCTTTGGTGGTTATTCCACCTAAGACAGAACTGCTGGTCGTCTTCCATGTTTCTGATTCAGTTCCCTCGTTTCTGTACAAGCAGAAGAAGACCCGTGGCGATGAGCAGACGGAACGACCCGATGTTCAATATCGACCGTGCCTAATGCTATCTAGCTTTTCTACGCCCGATTAACGCGAACATTGAGCCGGATAATTCCAAAATATACGGCAGAAATGATAAATTTTAACTATGTTCGCGATCGATACGCAACCGCGGCAAAAAGCTCCGCAAGGAAGCACCAAAGCTTCCAAAATGGCCGTACGATGCAAGCGCGTCGGTCGAATCGGTCTTCTGGCCTTTTCCTTTGTGCGTGTCCTCATAACGGTAATGGACGATTTGGTGGGGATGATGCAGGAGGACGCGCAAGCATCACGCATGCGCAGCTGCGCCCGTGCTGCGCGTTTGACTTGCGCACTGGCTCGAGGCCCCTGGAATTCAGGGGCGTCTGCTGGATTCACCGGTACCCTAACGATTATACCGAAATGCGGAAAAGTAAAACGCGATAAATCGAATATACGCACGAACTACACGATGGAACCCCTTTCAATTCGTTTGACAATGATGACAAATCAAATATTTCAGAAATATTACTATAATAAATTCTACAAATACAAGCATGACAATCTCCTATCATTCCAATTCTAAATACCCAAACCACTGATTCCCAAATATTCTTCGATCTATACATGATAACAAATTTTTGAACATTTATGTCTCGACAATAATTGTCCTTCGTTACATTACGGAAggtaaatataatatttgaaaCCATAAACGAAATTTGTCGCGGCCATTAGAAAACTACAAATTTGGAAGACCAGGGCGAAATGTAACAGTTTACGTCACCGCGGTTTACATCATTGACGCGCAATAAAACGGAAAATCGATTACTCGGTTCACATGCGCAACGCGTAAGTTTTAACCACGGGTGGGGAGGGGGGACaataatgcgaatgtacgcgtgAAAAGATTAATACGAAATAAAGCGAAGAGCATTCACTGCTTACGCGCGATTGCGTAATCTATTTATATTGTTATCTTGTATCGAATGTTACGTCAGATGGCGCCGAGCAACGTGTGTGAAACAAAACAAGTTAGCGACAGATAATTTTTTCAATCGCATCTACCGACCGGCGAAAAAGAACGATGCACTTTCCTTACACCGCCCCCGGAAACCACGAGAGGAGAGGAGACGTGGATCGCAATATGGCCGTCCGCGAGGTCGCGCCCGGACAAAATGGCGATAGAAGAAAAGCTCGCAAGGAAAAATATACAACCTAAAAGTTGACACCGATATTGAAATTTCCCGTTGAAAGTACCGTCTGGACAAACACAGGAAAATCGCAAACGCTTACTTCATCAGGGAATTTCGATCGAACGAAAACAAAACCGAACTGGTGTTTTCTCAAAAGTATATAGAGGATCCGCCCGCGCCATGTCACCCCACCTTAAAATTTTCCGGAATTTTCTTGCGAGCTCTGACGAAATAGCGAATTTTATGAATAACTATCTACGTGTTGTATCACTCACCTAATAAGGGGTATAAAACAATCTAATATCACAGCAACGGGATCGATGAAAAGTGAAAAACTGCGTAAGCGTCCAAGCTCGGCGTGCGCCTCGAGCGCTGCCCTTTTCAACAATGGCGTAGCACAACGCCTGCTTGCTTGCCTGTACATCGACCGTCAGAGAGCGCAGGCTTCCCCGGAAGAGGGCACGAGAGAAGAAAAAAACGAAGTAAACTATCGAGCATGCGCTCTACTCCCGAAAGCTATGATGGTCTCGCCGTGATTGGAAATTGCAACTAGAGGACGCTACAGATAAAACACTTTTCTATTTTGATTCAATAGTATACGTTAGCATGAAACTTTTAGTAAAAGAATCCAGCGATACATGAAAACAAGTACACGCCTCTCTCACTTTCTTACTAACAAAAATGCTGTATCTTCTAACGAACAGTAAGTAACAAACATGCTAACCAatcataacgaagaaaaataattgCGAACAAAACACATGTAGGTGACTTTCGTAGTGATTACATTTTACGAAATATAATCAACGTATCTGGTATCGTACAATGTATTTCGATAACAGGGCAAGTAGGTAATCGATCGTATCGAAGAAACTAGCAGATTTATCAAACTAAATACGCGGCATCGATCTTATTGTCACCCATAATTACGTAGCATTACAAGTAAACTATCTTGAATATAAATGAACGTTGTGAGAATGCATGTGTGTGCACATATATGTACACATGTGCGTATAAATAAGCAATTAAAATGAATTTActcacaataaaaaaaaaagtacaaagTGTCTTCAACGTCGTTAACCGGCCCTGGACCGCAACCTGGCACGCGTACGTAATGGCCGACTCTGTAGACTTGGCTAAGGCAAAATGGCGAaaactctcgaaaacgagctcggaaAATGCAAATTACTTTATTCGAAAAAGAGTTCTATTCGTCTGAATTTCGCAACAGACACTTGTTCCACGAAATTTTGAACACTTTCAATTACGTTTTTTTCACGAGAACACGCTTCAACGCGACAAAACCGCATCTTTGTTGGCATAGCATGGCGACCTGATTTTCCATAGACTTTTCCATGGACACTATTCGAAATAAAAGCTAACGACTAAAACGCAAGCCAATGTACTTATACGGATGTTACTCACCTATATTGGCACAGTCTAAATATCACAGGAGGAAAACTTGGAAAACTACACGTCCCGTCCTCAGCGTGCACTAACCGAGCGTCGTGGGTTCTTTTTACACAATGGCCGTGGTGCTACGCGTTAACGATCGACCCGCTCTGCAAGGGGATAACCGGGATGCACAGAAACAGTGTGCCCCTTGCACGGCGACGCGGCGCAGAAAAGTAAAACCAACGTTCTGCGCATCAAGATACGAATAGTGGGGCAAAGAGAACGGCCGTCTAAGCAGGGCCGTCGAAAGAATTTTAGAACCTAGTGACTATTTTTACGCGGCACGACACCGGACATATAAAAGGTAGGAACGCATCAATGAAAGTACAAAGTAATATTCGATCTCATTCGCTTTATTATCAATCCGTATAATGACAATTTGTATTCAGATCGCATTCGCAAATCAGATACAAATATATCGTGCTGTGCTGCATACACATTACAATGTACCGCTCGTAATTCAAAGTTATATCGATACAAGATGCTTTGCAACGTAAGAACACCTGATAATCATCGTTACTTGTCGCAATCTTCATTGCATTGGTTAAATTCTATTCAGCAACGAGAGGTTAGCAAGTTGCGGAACGATAAAGTTGATACAATCCTGATTTTTGCCGGTCTAACATCATGGCAATTCGTGAAGGTAGGGGTTCGCATGGACGTGGTGGGGATGAAGGCAGATTTCCGTTGAGGGGCGCGTTTATCGTGTAGCGCAGCCGAAGCGACAGGCGGGAGAGGCGAAAGGCGGCGCGGGAGAAGTGGAAAGCCGGGAAGAGAGAGCCGACGAAGGGAAGAATCGGGGTCCACAACAAAATCGCTTAATCGCTTTGCGCCACCGTCCGCAACGGAACACGGGCCGTCCGCCGCCATCACGGTGCCCCCTAGTGTGCATTTATgtctttctctttctccttCTCCTTCCCCTTGTCCGTCTCTCTCCTTGATTCGCTACGCCACTTCGTGCCGCGACGTTTTCACGGGCAAACCGAGAGAGTGACAGCTGCCAGTCGTCAGCGCGGTACGTGCTTTACGCGACGACTGACAATCGTCCGTGTGTTATCGCGTGAATACGCGTTTCGTGAGAATCGTTCGTAAAATATCATCTCGTGCGTGGTCGTGTACATCGAGTGTCATAACTACAAGCAAAAGTGAGTGTCTACCGCGGACCTTGGCACAAAGTTGCCAAAAATCGGCCGAACTTTTGCTCCGGCGGTGATTTTATTCGTGCGTCAGGTTGTCATGGTAAGGTAAGTGCAAAGACAGAATTTCTCAAATATAATACACGACGCGTACGGTACGTATCGCGATCCTCGAGTGCCCTTTTGTTCGATGGTAAATACAAAAGTAAACGTTTCTATAGTTTCCGCGATTCGTCATTGTCTTCTTGATGCGTCTCGCGTTGACTCGGCTCGATATAACATCCGTTTAGAGAAACGTTACGATTTTCATGCGTCGATAATACCGATACTCGATTCAATGAAATCTTTTCCGTGTTTATTAATTCCGCATCCGATTTACGCGTGCTCGCGCGTATTGTTTTGACTTTCGACTGTTCCCCCGTGTATCCCGCCCAGCTGGTCAGTCTGTCGGCGTGTGCGTACTCGCATAGGTGTGCGTGACAATGATCTACGACGTTTAACGACCTGTCGTACGGAGCGACGAATTAAACGACGTCCCTCCACGCGCGCCTCGTGGCTTCTCCATGAGGATTTGGAACACTTGCCGCGTGCACGTTCGAAACGCTGTCGTCGATTACGGTAGGTCACGTGCACGATAACTGTCCAATAATCAACGATTACGTATGCGCAGGAAACACTTATTTAATGTTTGCGCGTATTACACAGCTAAACACAAGGAAAACATAACCGTCGCTTTGTTTTCGCGTATATTTGCTCGTTGAACGTATCAGGAGAATATTTCCTCTAAATACAAATGTTACACTTCGTGTTTCACGATTAATATAATTTGATAAAGTTCTCAAAATTGTTATTATCGTTAcgcgtttgttttttttttagtttttgtTTTTAATCTACACGATGTCGTACATAGATTGATCGTTGTTCAGCTGTCAACGTCCACGCGCGTCCTCCTCGCTATGTTTAGAATAATAGAAAGTGATACGCCAAGCGTTTACAGACGCAGTATTTTATAACGATACATAACAAAGTACATTACGTAGATGTTTAAGGTAAAGACGCTCTAGTGCGATCGATTGTTCGAAGGATTTTTCTTTAACATTCCTGGTAGGGGTAGGGGGTAGGGGGTAGGGGGTGGTAAAAGTGGACGAGCCGTTTACCTAAGATAAACAGAAACGCGTATGCGTGCGCGTTGTTTATTAAATTATCAGCAAAGTGCTTATAAGAATTAATCGAGGACAAACATACGTAACTAGTACGTACACTTTGTGCACCTGAGATTTTCTCTGCGATCGTACAGCAACCAACGGTTTACCTATACATTGTGCTCGCGGTGCCGATGATAAAGAGAAATGCTGCCTAGAAAGCAGGTCTTGACTGAATCTAGGCCACCCTGATGGCGCGTGCACATTCTCCACAATTTTACTGTTCCTTCTCTCGGCCTTGCCGCGTTCGTAACCATCGAGAGAACTGCACCTTTTCTCTTCTCTTCTAGTCCTCCCTCTCTTTGCCGCCTCTCTATCCCTTCCATTGCATCTCCGTTTCTCTCTCCCTTCCTATTTTTTCTTAGAATGATTCAAGGATCgagttccggaggaggaccggcTACAACCAAGATAAAAACGAACGTTTGAATCATTCTTCGCTATCGATAATATCGTCAGGCATATTTAAAAAGTCGCGGGTATTTCTTAACGATTTATCGTTGACAAGATCAATTACCATCGATCGCGACACGGTGAAACGCCTAAAAAGTCTGGGCAAAACGCGTCGAGAGAGATTAGGAATCGTAGGAAGAGATCGAAAGAATCGGTTTTACGTTATCGGTGACGGTATAGCCTGCTAACGGGAAGAGATTAATCGAAAATTGGAGGATTATAATCGCGTAGCGTCTTTAAAAGAAAACCTCGAAGAGATCGACGATTTTCTCGAGAGGCCGCGAGCGGAATCGCGTGTATATGACTGACAGTGGGGCGATCGAGAGCGACCTAGAAAGGTTTCAAAAGACATTTTCCCGTTCACCCACGTATAAAGCTGCCCTCTCGCCGCAAAAGCATAGAGCCACATAACGTGAAACCTCGTATAATAATTGTGGTGGCAGAAGGGAGGAAGGAGGGAGAAGAATGAAAAAAGTGCTCGTACAAGTGCTAAGAACAGAGACGGAAGAAATGACAGGTAATGGACGCAAAGGAAGACAGAAAAGAAAGAGAACGCGGATAAATGTATATTTCTAGATAGGCTATACATACTGTGCACGTATACGTGGAtaagcgcgcgcgcgcgcgtgtgtgtgcgtgtggtACGACGACCGCGCGCGCATAGGAACAACGGAAAGTACGGAGCATAATACGGAGAAAACGCTGGTAAAAGGAAAGAGGCCTCTCTGGCTGCCTTTCCAATCGAATCGAACGCCCCTCTCGCCTTTGTCATTTTCTCTTTGTCCCCGTTTTCAGCTCGCCGTTCTCTCGGACAGTTCTCTTCCATTTTTCTCTATTTTCTATCTGTCTTCTCCGACGCGACTCGGTCTGACTCAGCAACGGAAGAAGAGTGGAAGGAGACGAGGCAAGAAATTTCTCTTGCTTCGCTCGAACTCCTCTTCTTCCTCCCTTCACCCTTTGACTTCCCTCGTAGCATCCTGTCTACCACCCTAACCTCGGTTCTTTCTTGCGTTTCGATCTGCCTCTACCCACCGTTTCCTTCTCCTTCCTGCCTCCTTGCCTCCCCTTCCTTGGCTCTCTCCTTCCTCGCGTCCACCTCCACCTCCAcctccacatccacctccacccCCGCCGTCACCACGTTCACCTCCATAGCCACCTCCACCGTGGTCTTCCTTCTTCTCCACCAACTCCTCCGCTcgctcgttcgttcgttcgtcgtcgtcgtcgtcgtcgtcgtcgtcggcgtCGTCTCCTGCTTCGCCTTCGTCCCCTCTTACTCCCTCGAGCCGCTCTTTTCCGCTGGCAACCCTCTTGCCTTTCTCTCCCTACTCTCTTCCTCGTTCCTCGTCCCGCTCCGCACATCCTGTTTCTTTAATACGACCGAGACGGGAGGGGAAAAAGGAAAGACAGACAAAGACAGATGGTGTAGGGGATACAGAAGAACAAGACGCGAGAGGGAACTTTGTTGCTCGATTTTTCTCGCGCTTTTTTGTTCGATGTTACTTACGTAAAAAGCTTCTATATTTAAATCAATTATAATTCGCGCGGTTCGTGCacgttttcttttttctctcgCGCGCGATCGATCGAgagggtaatttttaaaaaaaactgAACCGAAGTGAACGTGGAATGAACGAACGCTGGATGTTCCGAGACTGGTAAAAGGAGAAAGGTAGTTTCCATCGACGATCGACGGAAAAGAATTACACGGTTTCGCGGTATATACACGAACGTTCATTTCTTATTATTAGACGAGTCTGTAATTGATATTTCGACGGTTGCTGGCTAAATATTTATCTTTATCGAACGTACGAACGTGGTCTCGcgtttgtaaaaataaaatgttcGTTCGTCCCGCTCCTTTCCGTTGCTGTCTCAAAAAAAGCAGTTTCGCCTCCTCTTCTTTCTCTCGCCAACCTTTTCCCTGCTGTTCCTTCTTTTTCTCCCCTCAGATATTCTCGCTCGCGTTCCCCTTATCTCCGGAGTTTCTCATTGTCTGAAAGGGCCATCTGTCCCCCGGCTTTTTCATCCTTCGCTTTCATCCCTCCGTTGTACACGAGCACACAAAGAGACTCTCTTATCCGCCGTTCGCCACCCTCTCTTCACCCTTTCTCCGGTTCTACCTTCTTCTCCGTAGCTTCCGTTCGGTCGACTACTCCTGCGCATCCTCGTTGCTCCTTTCTCCTTCCTTGGAGACTTTGCCCAGGCTCCTTTGCCGACCAGACGGAACCACTATCGTGGCAACTATAGAGAGAGTACGCTGGAATAATACTCCGAATTCGAGATTCCAGCGATAACGTCCCGTTATCGTACAGTTATACGCTCTGTATGCTCGTGAAAAATCACATATCCGCGCGTAGTCGAGAgaaacaatcattttttacgacGCGAACGACAATTTTTCCCATAATCATCTATCCAAATGAGAATAAAAAAAACTTATGCAccctcgaaactacatagagagAAAAAAGATCCCTCTAGGCGAGCCACGTGCGACCTTGGGCAAGTCCACGTCACCCTCTTACGTTGCACCCTCCGAAGGGACGGAACCCTGATCACGTGGATCTCGGGGGTGGTTTTCAACCCTCGTTTATCCTTGCTCCATAAGAATGGAATAGAGAGGAGTATAGCGCGGCGGACGATGGACGATGAATAGTGAGACAAGCTACGATCGAATGTTGTTAAACTCT
It encodes the following:
- the LOC143341872 gene encoding uncharacterized protein LOC143341872 isoform X25 is translated as MEDDQQFCLRWNNHQSTLIQNFDTLLESGTLVDCTLAAEGKYLKAHKVVLSACSPYFEGLLSEHYDKHPVFILKDVKFKELKAMMDYMYRGEVNISQDQLAALLKAAESLQIKGLSESKTGGSSKTDTRQQKVVPQATAPSLDIPHASSGLTIEKNKVPRQVMAQGSVGDLPEESGSPQLPKGLSSREGSQSPTSRKRKRFRRRSVGEDTIENHEASNSSDLPQQMGVPALGIAPVADEKVHADPTDSLGRSALMTQLTKPADEMLQLPLEKPEPNDSLIEPKSEYLEDPEESVEDLTLDDDMNDLNEMEQDNNRAGPSHDPSQHPAGIGAWHVTGDRSNAGGVVGSVAGAPGTTDEVFLAAQEAAQAHRDSQDLRTMNSMTKLAGPGPGTIDELSLYVPRRMLHYCPKCMRSFTLKGNRNRHFKYECGHEPRFKCPYCELRSKQTSHIYGHIRKKHPHEDVYVVHLKV
- the LOC143341872 gene encoding uncharacterized protein LOC143341872 isoform X43, whose amino-acid sequence is MEDDQQFCLRWNNHQSTLIQNFDTLLESGTLVDCTLAAEGKYLKAHKVVLSACSPYFEGLLSEHYDKHPVFILKDVKFKELKAMMDYMYRGEVNISQDQLAALLKAAESLQIKGLSESKTGGSSKTDTRQQKVVPQATAPSLDIPHASSGLTIEKNKVPRQVMAQGSVGDLPEESGSPQLPKGLSSREGSQSPTSRKRKRFRRRSVGEDTIENHEASNSSDLPQQMGVPALGIAPVADEKVHADPTDSLGRSALMTQLTKPADEMLQLPLEKPEPNDSLIEPKSEYLEDPEESVEDLTLDDDMNDLNEMEQDNNRAGPSHDPSQHPAGIGAWHVTGDRSNAGGVVGSVAGAPGTTDEVFLAAQEAAQAHRDSQGTRRLYSRADPPQRLSMNLRQHRLQKIHRSGAKRFPQKPCRVCKVHGRRKDTCYMCEYCEVPLCRAKCFDRYHTEVQY
- the LOC143341872 gene encoding uncharacterized protein LOC143341872 isoform X9, which produces MEDDQQFCLRWNNHQSTLIQNFDTLLESGTLVDCTLAAEGKYLKAHKVVLSACSPYFEGLLSEHYDKHPVFILKDVKFKELKAMMDYMYRGEVNISQDQLAALLKAAESLQIKGLSESKTGGSSKTDTRQQKVVPQATAPSLDIPHASSGLTIEKNKVPRQVMAQGSVGDLPEESGSPQLPKGLSSREGSQSPTSRKRKRFRRRSVGEDTIENHEASNSSDLPQQMGVPALGIAPVADEKVHADPTDSLGRSALMTQLTKPADEMLQLPLEKPEPNDSLIEPKSEYLEDPEESVEDLTLDDDMNDLNEMEQDNNRAGPSHDPSQHPAGIGAWHVTGDRSNAGGVVGSVAGAPGTTDEVFLAAQEAAQAHRDSQGFHILPLPLGQNLIWKNRSGTIGKRSLESSKNVKRRALKINASDKKKPFQCQKCGRGFTLKRNKDRHVNYECGHEPRFQCPYCGLRSKQTSPVYAHIRKKHPEEEVFIFDMKL
- the LOC143341872 gene encoding uncharacterized protein LOC143341872 isoform X44; this encodes MEDDQQFCLRWNNHQSTLIQNFDTLLESGTLVDCTLAAEGKYLKAHKVVLSACSPYFEGLLSEHYDKHPVFILKDVKFKELKAMMDYMYRGEVNISQDQLAALLKAAESLQIKGLSESKTGGSSKTDTRQQKVVPQATAPSLDIPHASSGLTIEKNKVPRQVMAQGSVGDLPEESGSPQLPKGLSSREGSQSPTSRKRKRFRRRSVGEDTIENHEASNSSDLPQQMGVPALGIAPVADEKVHADPTDSLGRSALMTQLTKPADEMLQLPLEKPEPNDSLIEPKSEYLEDPEESVEDLTLDDDMNDLNEMEQDNNRAGPSHDPSQHPAGIGAWHVTGDRSNAGGVVGSVAGAPGTTDEVFLAAQEAAQAHRDSQGRLAANGDGWFHCPRCTHSFLSIDSMLRHYRNHCNPHETRFRCTYCDYGSKYSSNVYKHVRRVHKQMPFFKPNRIYLR
- the LOC143341872 gene encoding uncharacterized protein LOC143341872 isoform X7 — encoded protein: MEDDQQFCLRWNNHQSTLIQNFDTLLESGTLVDCTLAAEGKYLKAHKVVLSACSPYFEGLLSEHYDKHPVFILKDVKFKELKAMMDYMYRGEVNISQDQLAALLKAAESLQIKGLSESKTGGSSKTDTRQQKVVPQATAPSLDIPHASSGLTIEKNKVPRQVMAQGSVGDLPEESGSPQLPKGLSSREGSQSPTSRKRKRFRRRSVGEDTIENHEASNSSDLPQQMGVPALGIAPVADEKVHADPTDSLGRSALMTQLTKPADEMLQLPLEKPEPNDSLIEPKSEYLEDPEESVEDLTLDDDMNDLNEMEQDNNRAGPSHDPSQHPAGIGAWHVTGDRSNAGGVVGSVAGAPGTTDEVFLAAQEAAQAHRDSQGFHILPLPLGQNLIWKNRSGTIGKRSLESSKNVKRRALKINASDKKKPFQCQKCGRGFTLKRNKDRHVNYECGHEPRFQCPYCGLRSKQTSPVYAHIRKKHPEEEFQVSMQRRHSWI
- the LOC143341872 gene encoding uncharacterized protein LOC143341872 isoform X47, with amino-acid sequence MEDDQQFCLRWNNHQSTLIQNFDTLLESGTLVDCTLAAEGKYLKAHKVVLSACSPYFEGLLSEHYDKHPVFILKDVKFKELKAMMDYMYRGEVNISQDQLAALLKAAESLQIKGLSESKTGGSSKTDTRQQKVVPQATAPSLDIPHASSGLTIEKNKVPRQVMAQGSVGDLPEESGSPQLPKGLSSREGSQSPTSRKRKRFRRRSVGEDTIENHEASNSSDLPQQMGVPALGIAPVADEKVHADPTDSLGRSALMTQLTKPADEMLQLPLEKPEPNDSLIEPKSEYLEDPEESVEDLTLDDDMNDLNEMEQDNNRAGPSHDPSQHPGGGAGARSRSRGNLGGGGGGAVWASHFLECKKGPNTRRPRPDVDVGALLKSLANKQGRKYSLDSVKMSLEAILQQGVSTTQASEMYGINRSTLQFYLKKLNVVRRRWRQQPSNLVQPRQS
- the LOC143341872 gene encoding uncharacterized protein LOC143341872 isoform X28, encoding MEDDQQFCLRWNNHQSTLIQNFDTLLESGTLVDCTLAAEGKYLKAHKVVLSACSPYFEGLLSEHYDKHPVFILKDVKFKELKAMMDYMYRGEVNISQDQLAALLKAAESLQIKGLSESKTGGSSKTDTRQQKVVPQATAPSLDIPHASSGLTIEKNKVPRQVMAQGSVGDLPEESGSPQLPKGLSSREGSQSPTSRKRKRFRRRSVGEDTIENHEASNSSDLPQQMGVPALGIAPVADEKVHADPTDSLGRSALMTQLTKPADEMLQLPLEKPEPNDSLIEPKSEYLEDPEESVEDLTLDDDMNDLNEMEQDNNRAGPSHDPSQHPAGIGAWHVTGDRSNAGGVVGSVAGAPGTTDEVFLAAQEAAQAHRDSQGVVACIARVPGSQRDSTAQRFAAASKRFSCSNACGSSFTHRGSLTRHLRYECQQSPRFKCPFCEFRSRWRSDVYRHVRRRHQGSDVCCIDIGGN